One genomic window of Azospirillaceae bacterium includes the following:
- a CDS encoding DUF2460 domain-containing protein, producing the protein MALIYPTLPGIAFDCTKKPTWSTDIQKAKSGRETRIRWQSRPRWEFTLVYEFLRDTAAANELQTLLGFYNQVSGAYQAFLFVDPDDNTAVGQTLGVGDGTSKAWTMIRTAGGAVETVGAVTALTAVYINGVVTTAYSLSGVTITFNNPPADGAVLSADFTYAFVCRFQADDDMEVLKFAKQLWEAKTVNLISLIGEVIT; encoded by the coding sequence ATGGCGCTGATCTATCCCACGCTGCCCGGCATCGCCTTCGATTGCACGAAGAAGCCGACCTGGTCCACGGACATCCAGAAGGCCAAGAGCGGCCGGGAAACCCGCATCCGCTGGCAGTCCCGCCCCCGCTGGGAATTCACGCTCGTCTATGAGTTTCTGCGCGATACGGCCGCCGCCAATGAACTGCAAACGCTGCTGGGGTTCTATAACCAGGTGAGCGGCGCCTATCAGGCTTTCTTGTTCGTGGATCCCGACGACAACACCGCCGTCGGCCAGACCCTCGGTGTTGGCGACGGCACCAGCAAAGCCTGGACGATGATCCGGACCGCCGGGGGGGCCGTCGAAACCGTGGGCGCCGTCACCGCCCTGACCGCCGTCTACATCAACGGCGTGGTCACCACCGCCTACAGCCTGTCGGGCGTGACGATCACATTCAACAACCCACCCGCCGATGGCGCCGTGCTCTCCGCTGACTTCACCTATGCCTTCGTCTGCCGCTTCCAGGCCGATGATGACATGGAGGTATTGAAGTTCGCGAAGCAGCTGTGGGAGGCCAAAACGGTGAACCTGATCAGCCTGATTGGAGAGGTCATTACCTGA
- a CDS encoding DUF2163 domain-containing protein, whose protein sequence is MKSTDPALIEYLASTPEICQAELYTIYLATARATPGLPAGSMLCWTTWDQDITIGDVTWSATGPQVSRGAITTSMTMEVPEVQLDCYFRDSDLVDGLTLGAFADNGGFIGAQLAIDWVVMPTPGVPTFVVREFTGPLGVAAPSASKVQLTGNGANKSLNVQYPLRLYQKPCLNTLYAADCGVLRTNFTWSNACAAGSTNLVLVPATNLSAMAGQSIAPDPTAFADGALTFTGGVNAGASRGIRLAADGSITLMYGLQHTPGLGDPFAVSYGCTHTADICGSRFNNAARYQGYPYIPPAETSA, encoded by the coding sequence ATGAAATCCACCGATCCCGCCCTGATCGAGTATCTGGCCAGTACCCCGGAAATCTGCCAGGCAGAACTGTACACCATCTATCTGGCGACGGCCCGGGCCACCCCTGGTCTACCCGCCGGCAGCATGTTGTGCTGGACCACCTGGGACCAGGACATCACCATCGGTGACGTGACCTGGTCGGCCACGGGCCCGCAGGTTTCGCGGGGAGCCATCACCACCAGCATGACCATGGAGGTGCCGGAAGTGCAGTTGGACTGCTACTTCCGGGACAGTGACTTGGTCGATGGCCTGACCTTGGGTGCCTTCGCGGATAACGGGGGATTTATCGGCGCCCAGTTGGCTATCGACTGGGTTGTCATGCCCACCCCTGGCGTTCCGACCTTCGTCGTCCGCGAGTTCACCGGCCCGCTGGGTGTCGCGGCACCATCGGCCAGCAAGGTGCAGCTGACGGGCAATGGCGCCAATAAAAGCTTGAATGTCCAATATCCGCTGAGGCTTTACCAAAAGCCGTGTTTGAACACGCTGTACGCCGCCGATTGCGGGGTGCTGCGGACCAATTTCACCTGGTCGAACGCTTGCGCCGCCGGCAGCACGAACCTGGTGCTGGTGCCCGCCACCAACCTCTCCGCCATGGCCGGGCAGTCCATCGCACCGGACCCCACGGCCTTTGCCGATGGCGCCCTGACTTTCACCGGTGGTGTCAACGCGGGCGCGTCCCGGGGCATCCGGCTCGCGGCCGATGGCAGCATCACGCTGATGTATGGGCTCCAGCACACGCCGGGCCTGGGTGATCCCTTCGCCGTCAGCTACGGCTGCACCCACACCGCCGATATCTGCGGCAGCCGCTTCAACAACGCGGCCAGATATCAGGGCTACCCCTACATTCCACCGGCGGAGACCAGCGCATGA
- a CDS encoding phage tail protein — MGGLFGGSASSTTTTRFTSLQVQTSSAGVAKSVMWGQRRAAPNLVWANNLQSKASSSGGGKGGGSSSGYTYTIAVVMALCEGPTTTIGRVWANKDDTTLAKLGLTFMPGTDGQQAVTAIYASAPAEALAYPFTAYVGTATYDLGSSASLPNHNFEVQSWLHNAPNTMDAQWPDILTDFLTNERYGARLAADYIGDLSSWRGYCAALGFYGSPLLDSQETGIDIINRWAQLTNTAIFWSGSVIKALPLGDQAVSGTDGSWDPGTSIVPQYDLTSDDFIADANADPITGSVKDPADTYNYGQLTYCDRTNSYQDDVATAFIQAAIDADQLRPMDTVTGRELCDVNTATLSMQLQLQRACYVTNTYAWKTGIQYRLLEPGDVVTLTDDRMGLDKFPVRITKTTNNADRSIDFEAEELPAGVGTATAHPRTTTDTAAINTSVDPGDVTQVVITEPSPGLSGGVQQVWIGAAGGTWWGGASVRISLDDEKYERIGELEGPCRVGVLATDLPAAADPDTTNQPQVTLASARLDLGTGDQADADAGRTLCLIGNEMISYATATLVAANTYRLSYVRRGLYGTTITDHPAGTAFARLDDKLFAYDLPSAYIGQRLYIKLTSFNIFESAEYSEADVDAYTYTPVGAAGMLPAPTRLTLAIETAFQADGTVQPGIRANWTAADAGMATDTVVRFGAVSAGGVSSWQTVTVAAGTTTTLLTPVTQTLTYAVQAASSISADVRSVWAPTTAATITVGGVLAGATITNLELYGQGLDTTFVTRDIHITWQGNFPSTSYALGSEPNGTGSGFVNPYFADYVVEVYDPDTDALLRTERVTASEYIYTYDKNAGDAGGPHRTVKFSVRMEDKLGGLTDPPATLTVTNPPPAQVQITPLGISGGSVLLGFIAPGDVDYAGVNAWIGTTADVDTSGTPAVSGYSAPLVAAGLTAGQQYYGKVQTYDAFGSAGCPISAAFTWTEPYVTAAQLAEKIIDDTKLTDDLAGTIDLITDPATVVGSVAYQVAQEAAARGAAIQTVQTAIGNVATNVTSLAAVVNDASTGLAATRAQVTDFEQAQATTNTATANSISTLTAQVNDPATGLPATLAAVQANQSAQAGVNTATASSISTLQTTVGANTASIETLATSVDGVEGEYTVKIETDSGGVPYVAGFGLINNGPGTSQFIVRADTFAIIPPGATVAQAPFVVGTVDGAYIVSINHAFIQNLDASVITTGTFGADVVYAGTLSADNITGGSIAGKDIYTATGGPRLLMHGSDDGNGYGPYWGASDGTRWRVLIGRLANDWGINVTDSAGRTLFDTNDLGTGVASNMQSVSANMDGSTILASDKGAWTTLCTLPAFQVRGNACDVRVSFSASIVSTSGTTATNVNVRVLRTNVRTSATEVIGLSLTAAPYQGFATDPAFTDTSLDQYTYALQAYRPADIAGGGDTGGTITYQYWQYYNLFLQVRWFR; from the coding sequence ATGGGCGGTCTTTTCGGCGGCAGCGCCTCTTCCACCACCACCACCCGTTTCACCAGCCTACAGGTGCAGACCAGTTCGGCCGGTGTGGCCAAATCTGTGATGTGGGGACAGCGGCGTGCCGCTCCGAACCTGGTCTGGGCCAATAATCTGCAGTCCAAGGCGTCTAGCAGCGGCGGCGGCAAGGGCGGTGGTTCCAGCAGCGGTTATACCTACACCATCGCGGTGGTCATGGCGCTCTGCGAGGGGCCAACGACCACCATCGGCCGGGTATGGGCGAATAAGGACGACACCACGCTGGCCAAGCTGGGCTTGACCTTCATGCCAGGCACCGATGGCCAGCAGGCGGTGACGGCCATCTATGCGAGCGCGCCGGCCGAAGCTCTCGCCTATCCCTTTACGGCCTATGTCGGCACGGCGACGTACGACCTGGGCAGCAGCGCCAGCTTGCCGAACCACAATTTCGAAGTGCAGTCCTGGCTGCACAACGCCCCCAACACCATGGATGCCCAGTGGCCGGACATCCTGACCGATTTCTTGACCAACGAGCGCTACGGCGCGCGCCTGGCTGCCGATTACATCGGGGATCTGAGCAGCTGGCGCGGCTACTGCGCGGCCCTGGGGTTCTACGGCTCACCCCTTCTGGACAGCCAAGAGACGGGCATCGACATCATCAACCGCTGGGCGCAGTTGACCAACACCGCCATTTTCTGGTCGGGGTCCGTCATCAAGGCGCTGCCGCTGGGGGACCAGGCCGTGTCAGGCACGGACGGCAGCTGGGACCCCGGCACATCCATCGTGCCTCAGTACGACTTGACGTCTGACGATTTCATCGCCGACGCCAATGCCGACCCCATTACCGGCTCGGTGAAAGACCCGGCGGACACCTATAATTATGGTCAGCTGACGTACTGCGACCGGACCAACAGCTATCAGGATGATGTGGCCACCGCCTTCATCCAGGCCGCGATTGACGCCGACCAGCTGCGGCCCATGGACACGGTGACGGGCCGTGAGTTGTGCGACGTCAACACCGCCACCCTTTCGATGCAGCTGCAGCTGCAGCGCGCCTGCTACGTCACCAACACCTATGCCTGGAAAACCGGGATCCAGTACCGGTTGCTAGAACCGGGCGACGTCGTCACCTTGACCGATGACCGGATGGGCTTGGACAAGTTCCCCGTCAGGATCACGAAAACCACGAACAATGCCGACAGGTCGATCGACTTCGAGGCGGAGGAACTGCCGGCAGGCGTCGGCACGGCAACTGCTCATCCGCGCACTACCACCGACACGGCCGCGATCAACACCAGCGTCGATCCGGGTGACGTCACCCAGGTCGTGATCACGGAACCCTCCCCGGGCCTGTCCGGCGGCGTGCAGCAGGTATGGATTGGCGCTGCCGGCGGGACCTGGTGGGGTGGCGCGTCCGTCCGGATCAGCCTGGACGATGAGAAATACGAGCGCATTGGCGAATTGGAGGGGCCGTGCCGCGTGGGCGTGCTGGCCACCGACTTGCCGGCGGCGGCCGACCCCGATACCACCAACCAGCCGCAGGTGACCCTGGCCAGCGCCCGGCTGGACCTGGGCACTGGCGACCAGGCCGACGCCGATGCCGGCCGCACCCTCTGCCTGATCGGAAACGAGATGATCAGCTACGCCACCGCGACGCTGGTGGCCGCGAACACCTACCGCCTTTCCTATGTGCGCCGCGGGCTGTACGGCACCACGATCACCGATCATCCGGCCGGCACCGCGTTCGCTCGCCTCGACGACAAGCTGTTCGCGTATGACCTGCCCAGCGCCTACATCGGCCAGCGGCTCTACATCAAGCTGACCAGCTTCAACATCTTCGAGAGCGCGGAATACAGCGAGGCCGACGTTGACGCCTACACCTACACGCCGGTGGGGGCGGCCGGCATGCTGCCGGCACCCACCCGCCTGACGCTGGCCATCGAAACCGCGTTCCAGGCGGATGGCACGGTGCAGCCGGGCATCCGCGCCAACTGGACGGCGGCGGACGCCGGCATGGCCACGGACACCGTGGTGCGGTTCGGGGCCGTCAGCGCCGGTGGGGTGAGCAGCTGGCAGACGGTGACGGTGGCCGCCGGCACCACCACCACCCTGCTGACGCCGGTGACCCAGACGCTGACCTATGCCGTCCAGGCGGCCAGCAGCATCAGTGCCGATGTGCGTTCGGTCTGGGCTCCCACCACGGCCGCCACCATCACCGTGGGTGGCGTGCTGGCCGGGGCCACCATCACCAACCTGGAACTCTACGGCCAGGGTCTCGACACGACGTTTGTCACCCGGGATATCCACATCACCTGGCAGGGCAACTTCCCCAGCACCAGCTATGCGCTGGGCTCGGAACCCAACGGCACGGGCAGCGGCTTCGTGAACCCGTATTTCGCCGACTATGTGGTGGAGGTCTACGACCCCGACACGGACGCGCTGCTGCGCACCGAGCGGGTGACGGCGTCGGAATATATCTACACCTACGACAAGAACGCCGGGGATGCCGGCGGCCCGCACCGCACGGTGAAGTTCAGCGTGCGCATGGAAGACAAGCTGGGTGGTCTGACCGATCCGCCGGCCACGCTGACCGTCACCAATCCGCCGCCGGCACAGGTGCAGATCACCCCGCTGGGCATCAGCGGGGGCAGCGTCCTGCTGGGGTTCATCGCACCCGGCGACGTGGACTATGCCGGCGTGAACGCCTGGATCGGCACCACGGCCGACGTGGACACCAGCGGCACGCCGGCGGTCTCCGGCTATTCCGCCCCCCTGGTGGCGGCCGGCCTGACGGCGGGGCAGCAGTACTACGGCAAGGTGCAGACGTACGATGCATTCGGCTCGGCCGGCTGCCCGATTAGCGCCGCCTTCACTTGGACGGAGCCCTACGTCACTGCCGCCCAGCTGGCCGAAAAGATCATTGATGACACCAAGCTGACCGACGACCTGGCCGGCACCATCGACCTGATCACCGATCCCGCCACGGTGGTTGGATCGGTGGCCTACCAGGTCGCGCAGGAGGCGGCAGCGCGGGGGGCGGCGATCCAGACGGTGCAGACGGCCATCGGCAATGTCGCCACCAATGTGACCTCGCTGGCGGCGGTGGTGAACGACGCTTCCACCGGCCTGGCTGCGACACGGGCCCAGGTGACGGATTTCGAGCAGGCGCAGGCGACCACCAACACCGCCACGGCGAACAGCATCAGCACGCTGACAGCGCAGGTGAACGACCCGGCCACCGGCCTGCCGGCGACCCTGGCGGCCGTCCAGGCCAACCAGAGCGCGCAGGCCGGCGTCAACACCGCCACGGCCAGCAGCATCAGCACGCTTCAGACCACCGTGGGGGCCAATACCGCCAGCATCGAGACGCTGGCCACCTCGGTGGATGGGGTTGAGGGTGAGTACACCGTCAAGATCGAGACGGACAGCGGCGGCGTGCCGTACGTGGCCGGCTTCGGCCTGATCAACAACGGTCCCGGCACCTCGCAGTTCATCGTGCGGGCCGATACCTTCGCCATCATCCCGCCCGGCGCCACGGTGGCACAGGCGCCGTTCGTGGTCGGCACGGTTGATGGCGCCTACATCGTGTCCATCAACCACGCCTTCATCCAGAACCTGGATGCCTCCGTCATCACCACCGGCACCTTCGGCGCCGACGTCGTGTATGCCGGCACGCTCTCGGCCGACAACATCACGGGCGGCAGCATCGCCGGCAAGGACATCTACACGGCGACGGGTGGTCCCCGCCTGCTGATGCACGGCTCAGACGATGGCAACGGTTATGGCCCGTACTGGGGTGCCAGTGATGGAACCCGCTGGCGGGTGCTGATCGGGCGGCTTGCCAACGATTGGGGGATCAACGTCACCGACAGCGCCGGCCGCACCCTGTTCGACACCAACGACCTGGGCACCGGGGTGGCCAGCAACATGCAGTCGGTGTCCGCCAATATGGACGGATCGACGATACTGGCTTCCGACAAGGGCGCATGGACCACGTTGTGCACGCTGCCGGCCTTTCAGGTTCGCGGCAACGCCTGCGATGTGCGGGTCAGCTTCAGCGCCAGCATCGTCAGTACATCCGGCACGACGGCTACCAACGTGAATGTGCGGGTTCTTCGCACCAACGTACGGACGAGCGCGACGGAGGTCATCGGCCTGTCCCTCACGGCGGCGCCCTACCAGGGCTTCGCCACCGATCCCGCGTTCACCGACACCAGCCTGGACCAATACACCTACGCCCTGCAGGCCTA